Within Streptomyces sp. SS1-1, the genomic segment ACAGCGTGGCCCGGCCGTCCTCCGAGACGCAGATCAGCCGGTCCCCGTCGGGCATCCAGGCGACGGCGTTGACGTCGTCGGTGTGCCGGGCGAGGACGGTGAGCAGGTCGGGCTCGCCCGTGCCGGAGACGCCCCGGGGGCCTTCGGGTATGCGCCAGACGGCGACGGTCTTGTCGGCGGACGCGGTGGCGAGGACGTCGGGGCGGACGGGGTTCCAGCGGACGGCGTTGACGAGGCGCCGGTGGTGCAGCCGGGTCAGCGGGCGCGGCCTGCCCGGCGCGCTCACGTCCCACAGCAGCACGGTCCCGTCGTACGAGGAGGTCGCCAGCCGTGCGCCGTCCGGGCGGAAGGCGACGTCGGTGACGGGCGCGGCGTGCCCGTCGGGGCCGGGCCGCAGATCGATGGTGCGCAAGAGGTCGTCCTCCTGAGGTCTCGGTACGTGGGGAACGGATCAGGCGGGTCGGGCGGATGAGGCGGGTCGGGCGGGTCAGGCGGGTCGGGCGGTTCAGGCCGGGGCGCCGACGGCCGCGCGGGTGCCGTCGTGCGCGGGATCGTCGCGCGATGGGCCCGCGTCGACGCCGTCGGGGTGGTCGTGGTGCCGCAGGGTGTACGGGACGGGGCGGCGGGGCAGCCAGTGGTCGCGCAGCTTGCGGAACAGGGGCCGGCCGCGGCGCGGGTTCGGCCGGGGGTCCAGGCGGTACAGGGACAGCAGCCCGGTGCGGCAGCCCACCAGCAGATGGGGCGTGTCGTCCGCGTCCCGGACCATGGCGAGCGCCTTGGGGTAGTCGGGCAGGTCCTCCAGCAGACCGGTGAACGTCACGCTCGCGTGGTCGTAGGCCGCCAGCTGCATGCCGTACGACGAGGCGACGACGAGTCCGTCGCCGACGACGGCGTTCTCGACGGTGTTGGACAGCAGCCTGGACCAGCGGGCGGCGACGCCCACGCCGACCTCGATCTCCTTGAGGCCGCCGTCCCCGACGACGTACAGCCGGCCGTCCTGCACCCAGGCCCGCTTGGGGTATTCGCCCTGGTCGAAGCGCCAGCGCACGCTCGCGTCACCGGAGTCGAGGACGGCGATGACGCCGTTGCGGGTGATGAGGACGCGGTCGCCGTCGGGGAGGTAGGCGGTCGCCCAGACCGGCAGGCCGTCCACGTCCAGGGCGGTGAGCCGGGTGCCGTCGGCGGTGTCGAGTTCGACGGCCCCTCCGTTGGTCGCGACCAGGGCCCGGGTGCCGTCCGGGGAGACCGCGACCGTGTGGAGGAGGTCGGGCAGCCGCAGATGCCAGCGGACGGTGCCGTCGCGGTCGGCGCGGAAGACGACCTGGTCGCGGGTGACGCCGACGCAGCCGCCGGCGAGCGGGGCCACGCGCCGGGTGAAGCCCCAGCCGGTGGTGTGCTCGGCCTCGACCCGGATCATGGGCCCGGCGGCGGAGTCCTCCACGCGGGCGACGGTCACCCCGGAGTCGGTGGCGCAGTACAGGGTGCGGGCGTCCTCGCGGGACGGCTGGACGTCCCACACCGCCTGCCGCCGGTGCCCGGTGTCGCGCACGAAGTCCCCGGCGGCGTCCAGTTCGACGATCGTGCCGTCCTGGCAGAGGACGTACACCTGGCCGGCATGACCGACCGTCAGATCGCTGAGCTGGTGCGGGAATCCGGTCACCGTGCGCTCGACGCGCAGGGCACGCCGGGTGTTGTCGAAGATGTGCAGCTCGCCGTCGAAGCCGCCCGCGTAGGCGCGGGTCTGGTCGGGCGAGAACGCGACGAACTCCACGTCGTCGCGGGCGAACAGCAGCTCGGCCTCCTTCTCCCCCGTGGGGCTCACCACGACGACCCCGTTGGCGACGTCGGCGTTGTCGCCCTCACCGAAGTCCTGGGTGGCCCAGAACCGGTCGTGCCGGGCGTCGTAGCGGACGCGGTGGATGTTGCCGTCGTCCAGTTTCACCAGCTCGGGAAAGGCGCCGTCGTCGAAGGAGCCGAACCGCAGGTTCCCGTGCTTGTCCGACACGGCGTGCCGGGTGGGATGTTCGGTGCAGGCCCATTCCATGGGGCTGTCGCCGCAGATGTTCGGCCGGATCTCCAGCACCTCGAAGGTGTGCAGGTCCAGGACGAGCATCTGCCGGTGGTAGCCGCTGGTGACGAAGACACGGTCGCGCCAGACGCCGATGCCGCGGGAGCTGCAGGGGGACGGCTCCTCCCGCGGCAGCAACGCCGACCGGTCGCACACCGTCGCCGGGTCGAGCCGGTCGACCAGGTCGAGGGTGTCCAGCGACCACCGGAACACCGCGCCCATCCTGTCCTTGCCGATCACCCAGCCGTCCGCGGCGGTCAGCCCGTACAGCGGCCGGCCCTCGCGGACGAAGGGCGACGAGGCCACGAGCCGCAGGTTCTCGTCGAGCAGATGAACACGGCCGTACGTGTCGGACGCGAGGAGTCCCGCGCCGTCGACGTACAGGATTCTGACGATGCGGTCCGTCGGGTTCACGATGCCTTTCCCGGCCTTTCTCGGAACGGAATTCCGGTGTTCCCGGAATTCCGTCGGTTCGCGGATCGCGGAATTCCGGGGGTGCTGGAGATGCGGGGACGCCGGGATGTCCCGGCGGCGAAATCAGAGCCGCTTCACAGAGACCGCGTCACAAGGACCGCCTCAGGGGCCGGCTCACTTGTTGGACTCGACGCCCTCGCGGACCGGGCCGTCGTCGTCATCGTCGTCGTCATCGTCATCGTCGTCGTCCCGGTCGTCGTCATCGTCATCGTCGTCGTCGAAGTCGTCGCCGGCGTTCGACCCGGTGCCGGTGCCGGTCCCCGGGGAGGTGGCGCAGTCGTCTGCGCTCGCGGCGGCCACCCTGTTGACGATCTCGCCGGTGGCGGCGTCGACGGTGACCGTGACCGGGCCCTTCCCCTGGTCGATGGTCACCTTCCAGACGCTGCTGCCGTTCCGGGTGCTGAGCGACACCGCGGTGACCCGGCCGTCGCCCAGCCGGCGGATGACCGCTTCCGTGGCGCCGGCCACGGTGCTCACCGCCTGGCCCGAGGCCGCCCGGGTGCCGAGCCCGGACGACGTGTCCGTGCGCACCCGCACGGACGACGACTCCTGGGCGGAGGACGTGTCCGTCACCTCGCCGCCCATGGCGATTCCAGCGCCGCCCACCATGATTCCGCTCACCACGATGGCCGCTATCGCATTCCGCTTCCGCATGGTTTTCCCTCCACGTCGTCGGTTGTGACACCGATGAGTATTGGGCGGCGGCGGCCTCGAATCAGCGCTCTGATCTCAACGTTGGCCGAGCGCTCGCGGACTCTTGTCGGCTCTTAACCGTCTGCTGGAGGTTCCTTGTCCCAGGGCGGTGACAGGCGGAATCCCGCCCGGTGCACGGTGGTGATCCAGGACGGGTCGCCGAGGTGGCGGCGCAGCGCCGCCACATGGACGTCCAGGGTCCGGTCGGGGCCGAAGAAGTGGGGCCCCCACACCTCGTCCATGATCTGCCGGCGGAACCGGACGGCCCCCGGCTCGCCGGCGAGGCAGGCGAGCACGCCGAACTCCTGGGGGGTGAGCCGGAGTCGGCGGCCGTGGAGGGTGGCCTGCCGGGTGTGCCGGTCCACGGTGAGCGGGCCGATCCGCCGCACCTGGGCGGCCGGAGAGGGAGCGCGCCGCCCGGGAGACGGGGTGACGGCCCGGAGTCGGGCCACCAACTCCCGTACGCCGAACGGCTTCACGAGGTAGTCGTCCGCGCCGGTCTCCGGTCCGGCGACGCGGTCGGTCTCCTCGCCGTCGGCGCCGATCACGACGATGGGGACGGTGGAGCGGGAGCGCAGGGCGCGGCAGACGTCGAGGCCGTCCATGTCGGGCAGGCCCAGGTCGAGCAGGACGAGGTCGGTGGAGCGGGCCGCGAGCGCGGTGGCGCCGGTGGCGGCGCGGTCCACGGTGTAGCCGTACCGGCGCAGCCCTTCGGTCAGGGGCCCGGCGAGCCGGTCGTCCTCCTCGACCAGCAGCAACCGCACAGAGGGTTCGTCGCCGCCGGTCCGGTCCAGGGGCTCGGGGAGGTCGGTCGCTGGTGGCACGGGTGTCTCCTCGGCGGGCCGGGGGCTGACGGAGCGGACGGTCGCCCACCGAGGGAGTGCCTGCGGGACGCACGCCGAGTGATGCCCCGACCTTATGCCCGGAAGTGGCGGGGTTGGTCCAGTGCCCGGCCAGGAAACGGTTAGTGGACGGCCAATCTTCCGGCCGCCGGAACCGCCCGGCCGGTCAGAACACCGAGACCCATTCCTCCTGTTCGGCCGGGCGCGGGCGGCGGGGTGCCGCCGTGGGCTGTCCGCCCGCCGGGCGCAGCCGGACCACGGCGTCCAGTCCGCCGCCGGGCGCGGCTTCGAGGACGACGTCGCCGCCGCCGGCCCGGGTCAGCTGGCGCACGATGGGCAGGCCGAGGCCGGTGCCCTCGTGGTAGGAGTCGGCGGCCCGCCAGAACCGGTCGAAGGCGCGCTCCCGTTCGGACTCGGTCATGCCGGGGCCCTGGTCGATCACATGGAGTTCGACGGTGTCGGACCGCTGGTCGCCGGAGCGCCGGGTGGCCAGGGTGATCGTGGTGCCGGGCGGCGCGACCCGCAGCGCGTTGGACAGCAGGTTGTCGATGACCTGCTCGAGGGCTCCGGGGACCGCCCAGACCTGCCCGGCCGGGTCGCCGGTCACGACGATGTCGA encodes:
- a CDS encoding response regulator transcription factor, whose amino-acid sequence is MRLLLVEEDDRLAGPLTEGLRRYGYTVDRAATGATALAARSTDLVLLDLGLPDMDGLDVCRALRSRSTVPIVVIGADGEETDRVAGPETGADDYLVKPFGVRELVARLRAVTPSPGRRAPSPAAQVRRIGPLTVDRHTRQATLHGRRLRLTPQEFGVLACLAGEPGAVRFRRQIMDEVWGPHFFGPDRTLDVHVAALRRHLGDPSWITTVHRAGFRLSPPWDKEPPADG
- a CDS encoding WD40 repeat domain-containing protein, coding for MNPTDRIVRILYVDGAGLLASDTYGRVHLLDENLRLVASSPFVREGRPLYGLTAADGWVIGKDRMGAVFRWSLDTLDLVDRLDPATVCDRSALLPREEPSPCSSRGIGVWRDRVFVTSGYHRQMLVLDLHTFEVLEIRPNICGDSPMEWACTEHPTRHAVSDKHGNLRFGSFDDGAFPELVKLDDGNIHRVRYDARHDRFWATQDFGEGDNADVANGVVVVSPTGEKEAELLFARDDVEFVAFSPDQTRAYAGGFDGELHIFDNTRRALRVERTVTGFPHQLSDLTVGHAGQVYVLCQDGTIVELDAAGDFVRDTGHRRQAVWDVQPSREDARTLYCATDSGVTVARVEDSAAGPMIRVEAEHTTGWGFTRRVAPLAGGCVGVTRDQVVFRADRDGTVRWHLRLPDLLHTVAVSPDGTRALVATNGGAVELDTADGTRLTALDVDGLPVWATAYLPDGDRVLITRNGVIAVLDSGDASVRWRFDQGEYPKRAWVQDGRLYVVGDGGLKEIEVGVGVAARWSRLLSNTVENAVVGDGLVVASSYGMQLAAYDHASVTFTGLLEDLPDYPKALAMVRDADDTPHLLVGCRTGLLSLYRLDPRPNPRRGRPLFRKLRDHWLPRRPVPYTLRHHDHPDGVDAGPSRDDPAHDGTRAAVGAPA
- a CDS encoding PepSY domain-containing protein, with the translated sequence MRKRNAIAAIVVSGIMVGGAGIAMGGEVTDTSSAQESSSVRVRTDTSSGLGTRAASGQAVSTVAGATEAVIRRLGDGRVTAVSLSTRNGSSVWKVTIDQGKGPVTVTVDAATGEIVNRVAAASADDCATSPGTGTGTGSNAGDDFDDDDDDDDDRDDDDDDDDDDDDDGPVREGVESNK